In Drosophila innubila isolate TH190305 chromosome 2R unlocalized genomic scaffold, UK_Dinn_1.0 1_C_2R, whole genome shotgun sequence, the following are encoded in one genomic region:
- the LOC117785361 gene encoding zinc finger protein GLIS2 homolog isoform X2 codes for MDILVQKPIFCHSSEFYEPPPSDYFTPYNTPPYITGAASGSWLGEQMQYLRFPTPPITPPRIVVPVHVPLATQSETRESVIMKCTKSSSSGSGSGSGSRSPTESCSEQSSGSECDFNCNWQDCGRVFESLEALAQHVTLRHAIASLLDGLYYCRWGGCQRSERGFNARYKMLVHVRTHTKEKPHRCHLCEKSFSRAENLKIHIRSHSGEKPYKCHFEGCQKAYSNSSDRFKHTRTHSMEKPYMCKVPGCQKRYTDPSSLRKHVKTFKHSIQLIASQSSTCLLDATEHSSSYTCLPLTAPVSVSVPLSTSCVESSPSSRCYDSDNVASDYSLRAKHHNEYTSSDYWLHPREHSYRYLHSEDYAMNMDLDTPTPLDLRIHRS; via the exons ATGGATATATTAGTACAAAAGCCAATCTTCTGCCACAGCAGCGAGTTCTACGAGCCGCCTCCGAGTGATTACTTTACGCCGTACAATACGCCGCCGTACATAA CAGGAGCTGCTTCCGGAAGCTGGCTGGGCGAGCAGATGCAGTACCTCCGATTTCCGACGCCGCCCATAACACCACCGAGGATTGTCGTTCCCGTTCACGTTCCCCTTGCCACACAGTCCGAGACCAGAGAGTCCGTCATCATGAAGTGCACAAAGAGTTCCAGTTCCGGTTCCGGCTCCGGCTCCGGCTCACGCTCTCCGACGGAGTCCTGCAGCGAGcagagcagcggcagcgagTGCGACTTTAACTGCAATTGGCAAGATTGCGGCAG AGTGTTTGAATCGTTGGAGGCACTTGCTCAGCACGTCACATTACGTCATGCGATTGCCTCATTATTGGATGGACTCTATTATTGCCGCTGGGGCGGCTGTCAGCGCAGTGAACGTGGCTTCAATGCCCGCTACAAGATGCTCGTCCATGTGCGCACCCACACCAAGGAGAAGCCGCATCGTTGCCATCTCTGTGAGAAGTCCTTTTCCCGAGCGGAGAATCTCAAGATTCACATACGCTCGCATTCGGGCGAGAAACCGTACAAGTGTCATTTCGAGGGCTGCCAGAAGGCTTACTCCAATTCATCGGATCGCTTCAAGCACACACGCACTCACTCCATGGAAAAGCCGTATATGTGCAAGGTGCCCGGCTGCCAGAAACGCTACACGGATCCTTCGTCCTTGCGCAAGCATGTGAAGACGTTCAAGCACAGCATTCAGCTTATTGCCAGCCAAAGTTCCACCTGTCTGCTGGATGCCACCGAGCACTCATCGTCCTACACTTGCCTGCCTCTGACTGCACCCGTATCCGTATCCGTGCCCCTGTCCACTTCCTGTGTGGAGTCGTCACCCAGCTCTCGCTGTTATGACAGCGACAATGTCGCTAGCGATTATTCGCTGAGAGCCAAGCATCATAACGAGTACACATCCTCCGATTACTGGCTACATCCGAGGGAGCACAGCTATCGCTATCTACATAGCGAGGACTATGCTATGAATATGGATCTGGACACGCCCACGCCGCTCGATCTGCGCATCCATAGAAGTTGA
- the LOC117785437 gene encoding SET and MYND domain-containing protein DDB_G0284059, with amino-acid sequence MKMPISQQKGFFAEYYLKLREAGGTSCDTDIAKLSGCGNDDERVAYVDQLSWVQSGDAGLQVQREFKGKSATVAAELKERATTAFKQKKWLEAMLLYSRSYVALPSDKILERSIALANRSATLYHMQKHSECLVDIRRALELDYPKDLLYKLYERQARCYMALKDYPHTISAFKKCITAMDDSSLPADRRSKLHLDAMTMIKMLERDPRTDKQAARQQKLKNANALELDQAQTLPDEKEYVSSLVRIDQNAQEGRFARASADVQVGQELLVERPYVAVLLEKFAQTHCEYCFVRTVVPVSCPGCSDVVYCSEQCQQRAATKYHKYECGLLPVIWRSGASINNHMALRIIASKPLDYFLQLKPTIDEDLSLEQLLSLPKDDYRRVAHLERHQKERSPSNFFQYVLMARFLTRCLQSAGYFGSEPQVAQVRAINSLLLRSLQFIQFNTHEVAELHKFSAEGREKSIFIGGAIYPTLALFNHSCDPGVVRYFRGNTIHINSVRPIEAGLPINENYGPIYTQDKRDDRQARLKDLYWFECNCDACLENWPLFDQLPRDIIRFRCEAPNNCAAIIEVPPTCNDFMIKCVTCGEITNILKGLKVMQDTEMMTRTAKRLYDTGEYSKALNKFVDLLRIMYEVLAPPFPDFCECQQHLKDCFLNLGNVYNLN; translated from the exons ATGAAAATGCCAATTAGCCAACAGAAGGGCTTCTTTGCCGAATACTATCTGAAGTTGAGGGAAGCGGGCGGTACCAGTTGCGATACGGACATTGCCAAATTATCCGGATGTGGCAACGACGACGAGCGCGTGGCATATGTGGATCAGCTGAGCTGGGTGCAATCGGGGGATGCGGGGCTTCAAGTGCAACGGGAATTCAAGGGAAAGAGTGCAACAGTCGCTGCGGAACTGAAGGAACGTGCCACGACTGCCTTCAAGCAGAAGAAATGGCTGGAGGCAATGTTGCTCTACAGCAGAAGCTATGTGGCGCTGCCCAGTGACAAGA TTCTAGAGCGTTCCATTGCGCTGGCCAATCGCTCGGCCACTTTGTATCATATGCAGAAGCACAGCGAATGCCTGGTGGACATCCGAAGAGCCCTCGAATTGGACTATCCCAAGGATCTTTTATACAAGCTGTACGAGCGACAAGCACGCTGCTACATGGCCCTGAAGGATTATCCTCACACGATCAGCGCCTTCAA gAAATGCATTACGGCTATGGATGATTCTTCCCTGCCCGCCGACAGACGCTCGAAGCTGCATTTGGATGCCATgactatgatcaaaatgctGGAACGCGATCCTCGCACGGACAAACAAGCCGCCAGACAGCAGAAGCTAAAGAATGCCAATGCCTTGGAATTGGATCAGGCACAAACGTTGCCGGATGAGAAGGAATATGTCAGCTCTTTGGTCCGCATCGATCAGAATGCCCAAGAGGGACGCTTCGCTCGCGCCTCTGCTGATGTCCAGGTGGGGCAGGAGCTGCTCGTCGAGCGTCCCTACGTCGCTGTGCTGCTCGAGAAATTCGCTCAGACCCATTGCGAGTATTGCTTTGTGCG aACTGTGGTGCCAGTTTCCTGTCCAGGCTGTTCCGATGTCGTCTACTGTTCGGAGCAGTGTCAGCAGCGTGCTGCAACCAAATACCACAAATATGAATGTGGTTTATTGCCGGTCATTTGGCGTTCAGGTGCCTCCATCAACAACCACATGGCACTACGCATCATTGCCAGCAAACCGTTGGATTACTTTTTGCAGTTGAAGCCAACCATTGATGAAGATCTATCATTGGAGCAGCTTTTAAG tcTGCCCAAGGATGACTACCGTCGTGTGGCACACCTGGAACGCCATCAGAAGGAGCGTTCGCCCTCGAATTTCTTTCAGTACGTGCTAATGGCGCGTTTCCTGACCAGATGTTTGCAGTCGGCGGGCTACTTTGGCAGTGAGCCACAGGTGGCTCAGGTGAGAGCCATTaactcgctgctgctgcggagTCTGCAGTTTATTCAGTTCAACACCCACGAGGTGGCTGAGCTGCATAAGTTTAGCGCCGAAGGACGGGAAAAGTCCATTTTCATAGGTGGTGCTATATATCCGACCTTGGCGCTCTTTAATCACTCTTGTGATCCGGGTGTGGTCAGGTACTTCCGTGGCAATACCATACACATCAACAGCGTGCGACCCATTGAAGCTGGTCTGCCGATCAATGAGAATTACGGACCGATCTACACGCAGGACAAGCGGGATGATCGTCAGGCCAGGCTGAAGGATCTGTACTGGTTCGAATGCAACTGCGATGCATGCCTGGAGAACTGGCCCCTGTTCGACCAGCTGCCCAGGGACATCATACGCTTCCGTTGCGAGGCGCCCAACAATTGTGCGGCGATCATTGAAGTGCCGCCCACCTGCAATGATTTCATGATCAAGTGCGTCACCTGCGGCGAAATTACCAATATACTCAAGGGTCTTAAAGTCATGCAGGATACGGAGATGATGACACGCACGGCCAAGCGACTTTATGACACCGGCGAGTACTCGAAGGCACTCAACAAGTTTGTCGATCTGTTGCGTATCATGTACGAGGTGTTGGCACCTCCGTTCCCCGATTTCTGTGAGTGTCAACAGCATCTGAAGGATTGCTTCCTCAATCTGGGTAATGTTTACAACTTGAATTGA
- the LOC117785361 gene encoding zinc finger protein GLIS2 homolog isoform X1, whose amino-acid sequence MDILVQKPIFCHSSEFYEPPPSDYFTPYNTPPYITSHPQPQPHPYLSSGAASGSWLGEQMQYLRFPTPPITPPRIVVPVHVPLATQSETRESVIMKCTKSSSSGSGSGSGSRSPTESCSEQSSGSECDFNCNWQDCGRVFESLEALAQHVTLRHAIASLLDGLYYCRWGGCQRSERGFNARYKMLVHVRTHTKEKPHRCHLCEKSFSRAENLKIHIRSHSGEKPYKCHFEGCQKAYSNSSDRFKHTRTHSMEKPYMCKVPGCQKRYTDPSSLRKHVKTFKHSIQLIASQSSTCLLDATEHSSSYTCLPLTAPVSVSVPLSTSCVESSPSSRCYDSDNVASDYSLRAKHHNEYTSSDYWLHPREHSYRYLHSEDYAMNMDLDTPTPLDLRIHRS is encoded by the exons ATGGATATATTAGTACAAAAGCCAATCTTCTGCCACAGCAGCGAGTTCTACGAGCCGCCTCCGAGTGATTACTTTACGCCGTACAATACGCCGCCGTACATAACATCGCATCCGCAACCGCAACCGCATCCGTATCTAAGTTCAGGAGCTGCTTCCGGAAGCTGGCTGGGCGAGCAGATGCAGTACCTCCGATTTCCGACGCCGCCCATAACACCACCGAGGATTGTCGTTCCCGTTCACGTTCCCCTTGCCACACAGTCCGAGACCAGAGAGTCCGTCATCATGAAGTGCACAAAGAGTTCCAGTTCCGGTTCCGGCTCCGGCTCCGGCTCACGCTCTCCGACGGAGTCCTGCAGCGAGcagagcagcggcagcgagTGCGACTTTAACTGCAATTGGCAAGATTGCGGCAG AGTGTTTGAATCGTTGGAGGCACTTGCTCAGCACGTCACATTACGTCATGCGATTGCCTCATTATTGGATGGACTCTATTATTGCCGCTGGGGCGGCTGTCAGCGCAGTGAACGTGGCTTCAATGCCCGCTACAAGATGCTCGTCCATGTGCGCACCCACACCAAGGAGAAGCCGCATCGTTGCCATCTCTGTGAGAAGTCCTTTTCCCGAGCGGAGAATCTCAAGATTCACATACGCTCGCATTCGGGCGAGAAACCGTACAAGTGTCATTTCGAGGGCTGCCAGAAGGCTTACTCCAATTCATCGGATCGCTTCAAGCACACACGCACTCACTCCATGGAAAAGCCGTATATGTGCAAGGTGCCCGGCTGCCAGAAACGCTACACGGATCCTTCGTCCTTGCGCAAGCATGTGAAGACGTTCAAGCACAGCATTCAGCTTATTGCCAGCCAAAGTTCCACCTGTCTGCTGGATGCCACCGAGCACTCATCGTCCTACACTTGCCTGCCTCTGACTGCACCCGTATCCGTATCCGTGCCCCTGTCCACTTCCTGTGTGGAGTCGTCACCCAGCTCTCGCTGTTATGACAGCGACAATGTCGCTAGCGATTATTCGCTGAGAGCCAAGCATCATAACGAGTACACATCCTCCGATTACTGGCTACATCCGAGGGAGCACAGCTATCGCTATCTACATAGCGAGGACTATGCTATGAATATGGATCTGGACACGCCCACGCCGCTCGATCTGCGCATCCATAGAAGTTGA
- the LOC117784274 gene encoding integumentary mucin C.1 → MLFNYKCCLICLLLLWGQVWGQDFEPEFPEDFPTEAAPTTTGTTIEPATELPVTTTTTTTAATTEAAPDLPMTTTTTTEPATTTTEAAQELPSTTTTTTTEPATTTTTTTTELTTTTTEATTTTERTTSRRTPTTTTTEWPILTPSQPYYPTFDPPTRPPYFKPVYHWNWDLYDNDSDERRCYLKDQVQHSRFRWSCGFTKSLPVISCYRCCYYGNSRFAGCSKLHSGRCSAMSSNWQI, encoded by the exons AtgctatttaattataaatgttgcCTTATCTGCCTTTTGCTACTGTGGGGCCAAGTGTGGGGTCAAGATTTTGAACCAGAGTTCCCAGAGGATTTTCCAACTGAAGCTGCACCGACAACAACAGGCACAACAATAGAACCAGCTACAGAGTTgccagtaacaacaacaacaacaacaacagccgcaaCAACAGAAGCTGCTCCGGATTTGCCAATgacgacaacaaccacaacagaaccagcaaccacaacaacagaagcTGCCCAGGAGTTgccttcaacaacaacaacaaccacaacagaaccagcaaccacaacaaccacaacaacaacagaactaacaacaaccactacagaagcaaccacaacaacagaacGAACAACATCAAGAcgaacaccaacaacaaccacaacagagTGGCCCATCCTTACCCCAAGTCAGCCTTATTATCCGACCTTTGACCCGCCCACCAGGCCACCCTACTTTAAACCCGTTTATCACTGGAACTGGGATCTCTATGATAACGATAGTGATGAGCGGCGTTGTTATCTGAAGGATCAAGTGCAGCACAGTCGTTTTCGCTGGAGTTGTGGAT ttaCAAAATCGTTGCCTGTAATAAGCTGTTATCGCTGCTGTTACTATGGAAATAGCAGATTTGCAGGTTGTAGCAAATTGCACAGTGGACGCTGCAGTGCTATGAGCAGCAACTGGcagatataa